GCTGACGGCCGACAACGCCGGGTTCTTCCACGCAGGGCCGGCGCCCCGCGAACTCGCGGATGCGGACCTGTTCAGCGGCGTTCTGGAGGCCTGGCGCCCCTAGCGGACGCCACCGGCAGAGCCACGGTGACGGCGAGCCCGCCGGCAGGGCCGGGTTCCGCCGTCACCGCGCCGCCGTGGGCCTCGGCGATCGAGCGGACGATCGACAGGCCGACCCCCGCCCCCTGCCCCATCCGGTCCCGCCCCTTGCCCCGCCTGAAGGGCTCGAACAACGCCGGGATGTCCGCCGCCTCCACCACCGGCCCCGTGTTCGTCACCGTCAGCAGCCCCGACTCGACTCCGATGTCGACCGTCCCGTCCGGCACGTTGTACGCCACCGCGTTGGCCACCAGGTTCCCGACCAGCTGAGCCAGCAGCAGCCGGTTTCCGCGCACCATGCCGCCGGACCCGGTCACCGCCGCCTTCACCTCGTGGCGCGCCGCCTCCTCCGCCACGACCTCTCCCAGGTCGACGTCCTCCCGCTCGGCCAGCCCCCGCTCGCTCCGGGCGAGGACGAGCAGACCCTGGATGAGCCGCTCGCTGCGCCGGTTGGTGTCGAGCAACACCCGCTTCACAGCGGCCAGTTCGTCCGGCGAACAGTCCGCGTCCAGCCCCACCTGGATCGCCGTACGCTGCGTCGCCAGCGGCGTACGCAACTCGTGCGAGGCGTTCGCTATGAACCGCCGCTGGCTGTCGAAGGCCTTCTCAAGCCGCGCCAGCAGCGCGTCCAGCGTGTCGCCGAGCTCCTTCAGCTCGTCGTCGGGACCGCTCGCCGCGATCCTCTCGTGCAGCGTCCGCTCCGACAGCCGTCGTGCCTTCGCCGTCATGGCGTGTACGGGTCGCAGCACCCGCCCCGCCGTCCACCAGCCCACCGCGACCGCGCATCCGTGTGCGCGTCCCAGGCCCGCTCCAGCAGCTCCTCGGCCGAGACCGTCGCCCCGTCCGCCTCCAGCAGCAGTTGCAGGACGGATTGCGCCCGTCCCGCTCGGCCGTCCGCCGCACCGTGTCGACCCGCACCCCGTGCCGCTCCAGCAGCGGCGGCACCGGCCTGGCGCTGCGCCGCCGCAGCGCCCGTACCCGGGAGACCAGCTCGGGGAACTCGAAGGGCTTGCCCAGATAGTCGTCCGCGCCCAGATCGAGGCCCTCGACCCGGTCCTGAATGGACGAGGAGGCGGTCAGCATCAGGATCCGGGTGCGGGACGCGGAGGCGACCAGCCGGCGCGCCACCTCGTCGCCGTGGACGCGCGGCAGATCGCGGTCGAGGACGACGACGTCGTAGTCGTGCAGCCCGAGGCAATCGAGCGCCGCGTTCCCGCTGTGGACGGTGTCGACGGCGAATCCGGCCCGCCGCAGCCCGGTGGCCACCAGCCCGGCCAGGACTTCCTCGTCCTCGGCGACCAGTACCCGCATCGTGTCGTCCCCCAGCTCCCCCGGATCCTCTGGCTCCCCCGGCTCCCCTTGCACTCTGTGCACCGCCCCCGTCGCAGGATGCGCCCCTTCCTAGAGGAGAGGATGTTTCGCAGACCTCTCCGCGCCGATTATCGAGGTGAGTGGACCTTCTGCGGGCCGTTAGGATTTCGACCATGGCGGCCACTGGATCCGAGAAGCAGGGGGCGAAGGCGTATTACGTCTCGACCCCCATCTACTACGTCAACGACGCTCCTCACCTGGGCCACGCCTACACGACCGTCGCAGGCGACGTGCTCACACGCTGGCACCGTCAGCGTGGCGAGAAGGTGTGGTACCTCACCGGCACGGACGAGCACGGTCAGAAGATCATGCGCACTGCCGAAGCGAACAACGTCACGCCCCAGGAGTGGTGCGACAAGCTCGTCGAGGAGGCGTGGAAGCCCCTCTGGGAGCATCTGAACATCGCGAACGACGACTTCATCCGTACGACGGAGAAGCGGCACACGGACCGTGTGCAGGAGTTCGTGCAGGACCTGTACGACAAGGGCGAAATCTACAAGGGCGGGTACGAAGGCCCGTACTGCGTGGGCTGCGAGGAGTACAAACTCCCCGGTGACCTGCTGGACGGCGAGGGTGAGTTCGCCGGGCAGAAGCTCTGCCCGATCCACAAGAAGCCGGTGGAGATCCTCAAGGAGGAGAACTACTTCTTCAAGCTCAGCGAGTACGGGCCGAAGCTGCTGGAGTTCTACGAGGCCAACCCCGGCTTCATCCAGCCCGAGTCCGCCCGCAACGAGGTCGTGAACTTCGTCAAGCAGGGCCTGCAGGACCTGTCGATCTCGCGCTCGACCTTCGACTGGGGCGTCCCGGTGCCGTGGGACGAGAAGCATGTGATCTACGTGTGGATCGACGCGCTGCTGAACTACGCGACGGCCGTCGGCTACAACGAGAACCCGGCGAAGTTCGCGGAGACCTTCCCGGCCGACGTCCACCTGGTCGGCAAGGACATCCTGCGCTTCCACGCCATCATCTGGCCCGCGATGCTGATGGCGAACGGCCTGCCGGTGCCCGGCAAGGTGGCGGCCAACGGCTGGCTGATGGTCGGCGGCGAGAAGATGTCGAAGTCCAACCTCACGGGCATCAAGCCGCAGGACCTGACCTCGCACTTCGGCGTCGACGCGTACCGCTGGTACTTCCTGCGCGCGATCGCGTTCGGCCAGGACGGCTCGTTCTCCTGGGAGGACTTCTCCGCCCGGTACACCAGCGAGCTCGCCAACGACTACGGCAACCTCGCCTCCCGTGTCGCGGCGATGGTCGGCAAGTACTTCGGCGGCGCGCTGCCGGAGTCGACAGCGCCCGGCGAGGCGGAGAAGACGGTCCAGGAGGGCCTGGCCAGGACGGTCGCCGAGGCCGACCGGAAGATCGGCGAGGAGCTGGACTTCCAGGGCGGCATCCTCGCGGTCTTCGACTTCGTGAAGCAGGTCAACGGCTACATCACGGAGCAGGAGCCGTGGAAGGTCGCCAAGGACGAGTCGCCGGAGGGCCGGGCCCGTCTCGCGACGATCCTGTACACGGCGGCGGAGTCCCTGCGGGCCGTCGCGGTGCTGCTCAACCCGGTCATGCCCGAGACCTCGCAGGCCCTGTGGGACTCGCTGGGCGCCGAGCACTCGCTGGGTGCCCTCGCGCAGCAGCGGGTCCAGCACGCGGGCGAGTGGGGCAGGCTCCCGGCCGGCGCCACGGTGACCAAGGGCGCGGTTCTGTTCCCGCGCCTGGAGGACCCGAAGAAGGACTAGGTGTACTGACCCGTGAGGTTGGGGACGCGGCTGGCGGGTGGCTGGCCCTTGAGCGCGGTGTGTCCGCGGTGGTGATTGTAGGTGTGCAGCCAGACGGGGTATGCCTCGCGTCGCTCGGTCTCGGTCCGGTAGGGCTGTGCGTAGGCCCACTCGTCCAGGAGGGTGCGGTTGAACCTCTCCACCTTCCCGTTGGTCTGGGGCCGGTAGGGGCGGGTCCGCTTGTGTGAAATGCCTTGCTGTGCAAGGGAGTTGCGCCACAGGTGTGACTTGTAGCAGGAGCCGTTGTCGGTCAGGACCGCTGGACGGTGATACCGCATGACGTGAAGTAGGCGTGCGCGCGCTGCCAGAACCCCACGGCGGTTTCCTTCTTCTCGTCGGCGAGGATTTCGCTGTAGGCGAGGCGGGAGTGGTCGTCGACGGCGTTGTGGAGGTAGCTGTAGCCGGCGCCGGAGCGGGTCTTGCGGCCTGCCTGGCGTCCGAGGGTCTTGTGGCCGCCGCCGTCGGGGATGTTGCCGAGCTTCTTGATGTCGACATGCACCAGCTCGCCGGGCCGGTCGCGTTCGTAGCGGCGTATCGCCCGCCCGGTGGCACGGTCCAGGTGGGTCAGGCGGGCGAGGCGGTAGCGGGTCAGGACCCGGTGGACGGTCGCCGGGTTCAGTCCGAGGAGGTAGGTGATGCGGGCCGGTCCCCACCGGCGCAGGAGGCGGACCTTGATGATCCTGCGTTCGGTGCGGGTCGGTGTCCGGCGTGGGCTGTGGTGCGGGCGTGAGGACCGGTCGGCCATCCCTGCCTCACCGAGCTCGCGGTAACGGCCGGCCCACCGCTGCGCTGTCGTCGGCGAGACCTGGAAGCGTTCGGCGGCCCTGCGCAGGGTCCAGCCGTCATCGACCACACAGAGGGCCAGACGCAGCCGGCCGGTCTCGGATGCTCCTATGGTTGTCAAGCCGCAGGAGCGAGGTCGGTTTGAGCGATTCGTTCCGTTGGTGTGCTGGTCAGTGCGCGGTAGACCTCTCGGGCAACGAATCGCTTGAGGCAGCGCATGATGTCCTTCTTGTTCAGCCCTTCCTTGGTGCGGCGTGCGACGTAGGCGCGGGTGCGTTCGTCGAACCGCATGCGGGTGAGCACGATGGTGTGCAGGGCGTTGTTCGCGGCCCGGTCGCCGCCGCGGTTGAGGCGGTGGCGGTGGGTGCGGCCGGAGGAGGCCGGGATCGGCGCGACGCCGGCCAGGTGCGCGAACGCGCCCTCGGACCGCATCCGTTCTGGGTTGTCCCCGGCCGTGGCCAGCAGTTGGCCGGCGGTCTCGGGACCGACGCCGAACAGCTCCAGCAGCGCGGGGGCGGCCTGCTTGACCAGTGGACCAATCTCCGCGTCCAGCTCAGTGATCTCCTCGTCCAGGGCCTGGTGACGGCGGGCGAGCCGCCGCAGCGCGGCTCGGGTCGCCGCCAGCGGGCGGGACAGGTCATCGCCGGGCCGCAGCCGGGCCAAAGTCCGTATCAGCGCGGCCCGGTCCAAGCCCGCGACCTGCTCGCGCAGCATCGCGGGTGCCGAGACCAGCAGGCCGCGGATCTGGTTCATCGCCTGCGTGCGGGCCTTGACAGCGCTGCGGCGGGCGATCCGCAGCACCCGCACCGCCTCGACCACCCCGTCCCGGCTCTTGGGGGTGCCGGTGGCCCTGCCGGAGAGCACCGCCGTCGCGGCGGCATAGGCGTCGATCGGATCGGACTTGCCTTTCAACCGACGCGTCTTGCGGTCCGGTCGGTCCACGTCGACGACGGTGACACTCGCCGCGGTGAGTACCCGGGCGAGCTCGGCGCCGTAGGCACCGGTCCCCTCCACCCCCACTGCGGTCAGCGTGCCGTGCGAGCGCATCCAGTGCAACAGGTCCCTGTAGCCGGGAATGGTCGCCTGGAACTCCCGGTCGGCCAGGTGCCGGCCGATGGAATCGATCACGGCGGCGTGGTGGGTCAGGCCGTGGGTGTCGACTCCGCCGGTGATCTGCGGCGCGTCATGCGTCATGCTGGTCATGCCCGTCCTTGTGAGTCCGTTCCAGGGGCGGCACGCGCCGGTCGGACGGGTGGACAAGACAGTGACGGGGCTTCTGGACCAAGCTCCTATGAAGTCACAAACGCCCGTCCGGCCGCGTGCGTGGCAACACCCCAGGCGGGCCGACAAATCCGAAGCAGGACAGTCGAGACGTCAGTCAGGGGTCGGGTCAGACCCACCAGCGGCGTCACCGCGAACATCATCACTGTCAGGGGTGCATTACGGTGGGGCATGAGGGCCTTCTGATCGTTCGTGTAGATGTCGCAATCCACACCGAACCCGGAAGGCCCTCACTCGTTCAAGATCACCCAGCCGTGATCGCCGTCACCAACCTCCGTGGACAGAACACCTAGCGCTGGACTGGCGCGCTGCGTGGAAGGGCCCGGGACCTGGACAGGGTCCCGGGCCCTTCGGCTTGCGTACCGGGCGGCTCGGCCTCAGCGCCTCAGCGCCGCCGCGTCCCCCATCACGACCACCGGCTGCTTCGCCGGGTCCAGCCACACCAGCAGCTCCTTCATCCGCTCCAGCTTCAGCGCCACGCAGCCCTGTGTCGGCCCGCCGTGGTCGACGTGGATCCAGATCCCGCCGCCCTTCTCGTCACCGAGCGGCCGCGTCCAGTCCAGCGGGGTGGTGCCGGGCTCACGGTTGTAGTTGATGGCCACCACATGGTCGAAGGAGCCTTTGAGCGGCTCGCCCTCGAAGCCGGTGCCGGGCGCGTCGAATGCCGCTTCCTGGTCGTACGGGAGCCTCGTACCCGGGTCGGGCAGCTTGCCGCCCGCGTCGGTGAGGCCGAAGACCCCGATCGGCGTGCGGTGGTCGGCGGTCTCGTGGTCGTAGGTCCAGCCGCGCAGGCCGTTGTGGGCGGGCCAGGGTTCGGACACGGCCTTCCAGCCCAGGCCGGGGATTCGCTCGTAGAGCGTGGCGGTGGACCGGTTGGAGTCGGGCCCTTCGCCGACCACCACGACCGCCTGCTGGGTCGCCCTGCTGATCTTGGCGCGGGTCTGCGGCCCCAGGAAGGGGATCTCCTGCGCCCGGACGGTCTGCCCCCCGGGACCGAAGCGGCCGACGGCACTCGGCCCGCCGGCGGCACCCGCGGATCTCTGCGCGGCCACGGGCGCCGCCTCCCCGCCGGCCCCCGCGCAGCCTGTGAGCAGCAGACCTGCGACAGCCAGCGCGACCGCCGGGAACGGTCCTTTGCGGAGGTACATGTGCGGGCCTTTCGGTTCGAGATCCTCTTGTCTGCTGCTTCTGCATCGGGGTGGGGCGACGTCGGTCCCGGCGACATCAAATCGGATGTATGCGATCATTCGCGGCATTTCAGAAGCAGGGCGCGCGAGGCGTCGCCGCAGACGCGGAGACTCTCGAGATCACGGTGCCCGGCGCGACCACGCCGCTGTCAGGCACGGCGGACACACGTTTCCCGTACTCAGCGTGACCAGCCGACTGCCGAGCCGCAACTTGCAGTCGTTATAGAACATCGGCAATTGAACAGAAGAAGCGTTAAACGCATCAATAAACGGACATTGACTTCAAGTTGGGCGTATCCAAGCAATTTTTTCATCGTTGGGAGGGCATGGCGACGATGAGCCCGCAGCACACAGCGGTGGCAGAGTTTTACGAGGAGCGGGATCCGGGCTTCCCGCGCGTGTCGGGATACGCTGACTGTTCCGATCTGCTCGACGACCTCTTTGGCGCCCTGGAACAGATCCAGGCGGATTTCACCCGGCGTTTCGGCGCCGCCCCGGTGCCGACGAGGCGGGCATGAGCGGATATTGGCCCCGTCCCGACGACGGGTTGGGCTCGGCTCCGTATCACTATCAGTTCCCGCCGGACGCCCTCGGCGCGGATGTGCTCGACCCCACCATCCCCGAAGGCCTGGGCGCACATCCGGACACCCACTGGGACTTCGAGAGCGATCTCACCCAGCTCCTCAAGGCCGCGGCTCCCGACCCCGTCGCACCCACCGTCCCGTCCGTCACACCCCTTCCGCGCAGGCGCGGCGCCCGTCGGCGTCCGAGCTGGGTGGTGCGGTGCGTACGCCGGATCCGGGCGCCCCGGGTAAAGGTGCTGAGCTTGATCATCGCGGCGCTGACCGCAGCCATCGTCGGCATGCTGAGCGTGCTCAGCGGGCTGATCGCCTACGATCCGCTGCGCCGCATGGCATCTCCCGAAGCCCACGGGCTGGCGGGGTGGTGGCCGCTGCTGGTCTACGGGCCGTGGCTGGTGGCGTCGTTGTCGATCCTGCGGGCCGCGCTGCACGACCGCCGCGCCGCACACTCCTGGGCCGTGGTCGTGCTCTTCTCGGCCGTTGCGATGTGTCTGTGCGTCGCCCACGCACCCCGGTCGCCGCTCCCTATGGCGGTGGCCGCGCTGCCGCCGGTGACCGCGCTGCTCTCCTTCCAGCAGCTGGTCCACCAGATCCTGCTCACCAGCCCGTGCCGACGTGCCTCGCGCCAGCGGCACGGGGGCCACGCCGCCGCCTGCTGCGCGGACTGAAGCCCCCGGCCTTCCGGTGGGACGGGAGGCAGGGGCCGCACCCGCCCGGCCATGGGGGCGAGCTGTGGATTGCTGTGTACGCGCAGGTGCCCCGAACCTTCCGGTCCGGGGCACCTGCGCGTTCGTGCTTACTTGTCCTTGTCGGCGACGGGCTTGCGCAGCGCGATGTTCAGCTCGCGCAGCCGCGCCTCGTCCAGCTCGGTGGGCGCGCCCATCATCAGGTCCTGCGCGTTGCCGTTGAGCGGGAAGGCGATCGTCTCGCGGATGTTCGGCTCGTCGGCCAGCAGCATCACGATCCGGTCGACGCCCGGGGCGATGCCGCCGTGCGGCGGGGCGCCGAACTGGAAGGCGCGGAGCATGCCGGAGAACTCGTGCTCGACGGTCTCCTTGGAGTAGCCCGCGATCTCGAAGGCCTTGAACATGATCTCGGGCTCGTGGTTCCGGATCGCACCGGAGGACAGCTCGACGCCGTTGCAGACGATGTCGTACTGCCAGCCGAGGATGTCCAGCGGGTCCTGGGTCTGCAGGGCCTCGAGGCCGCCCTGCGGCATCGAGAAGGGGTTGTGCGAGAAGTCGATCCTGCCGGTCTCCTCGTCCTTCTCGTACATCGGGAAGTCGACGATCCAGCAGAACCGGAAGACGCCCTCCTCGAAGTGACCCGCGCGCTTGGCCGCCTCGACCCGGACCGCGCCCATGATCTTGGAGACCTCGTCGAAGTCGCCGGCGCCGAAGAAGATCGCGTGGCCCGGCGCGAGCGAGAGGCGCTCGGTGAGGACCTTGACGTTCTCCTCGGTGAGGAACTTGGCGATGGGTCCGCTCAGCGAACCGTCCTCGCCGACGCGCACCCAGGCCAGGCCCTTCGCCCCGTGCTCGACGGCGAAGTCGCCGAGGCCGTCGAAGAACTTCCGCGGCTGCGAGGCGGTGTCCGGCACCGGCAGCGCGCGCACGTGCTTGCCCGCGAAGGCCTTGAACTCCGAGCCCTCGAAGACGTCGGTGATGTCCACGAGTTCCAGCTGGGCGCGCAGGTCCGGCTTGTCGTTGCCGTACTTGAGCATGGACTCGCGGAAGGGGATCCGCGGGAACGGAGAGGTGACGTGGCGGCCGTTGCCGAACTCCTCGAAGAGCTCGGTCATCAGCGTCTCGATCGGCTGGAAGACGTCCTCCTGCTCGACGAAGCTCATCTCGACGTCGAGCTGGTAGAACTCGCCGGGCGAGCGGTCGGCGCGTGCGTCCTCGTCGCGGAAGCAGGGCGCGATCTGGAAGTAGCGGTCGAAGCCCGAGATCATCAGCAGCTGCTTGAACTGCTGCGGGGCCTGCGGCAGCGCGTAGAACTTGCCGGGGTTCAACCGGGAGGGCACCACGAAGTCGCGCGCGCCCTCGGGGGACGTCGCGGTCAGGATCGGGGTGGCCATCTCGTTGAACCCGAGCGCCGTCATCTTGTGCCGGATCGCGGAGATGACGGCCGTGCGCAGCATGATGTTGCGGTGCATGCGCTCGCGGCGCAGGTCGAGGAAGCGGTACTCCAGGCGGCGCTCCTCACCCACTCCGTCGTCGGTGTTGATCTGGAACGGCAGCTGCTGCGAGGCGCCCAGCAGCTCGACCTCACAGACCTCGACCTCGATCTCGCCGGTGGGCAGCTCGGGGTTGATGTTCTCGGCGCCGCGCGAGACGACCTGTCCGTCGACGCGGACGACCGACTCCTTGTTGACCTTGTCGAGGGCCTCGTAGGCGGCGGTGCCGGGGCGGGCGACGAGCTGCGTGATGCCGTGGTGATCGCGCAGATCGATGAAGAGGATGCCGCCCAGGTCTCGGCGATTGTGCAGCCAGCCGCTCAG
This window of the Streptomyces sp. SLBN-118 genome carries:
- a CDS encoding L,D-transpeptidase family protein, with product MYLRKGPFPAVALAVAGLLLTGCAGAGGEAAPVAAQRSAGAAGGPSAVGRFGPGGQTVRAQEIPFLGPQTRAKISRATQQAVVVVGEGPDSNRSTATLYERIPGLGWKAVSEPWPAHNGLRGWTYDHETADHRTPIGVFGLTDAGGKLPDPGTRLPYDQEAAFDAPGTGFEGEPLKGSFDHVVAINYNREPGTTPLDWTRPLGDEKGGGIWIHVDHGGPTQGCVALKLERMKELLVWLDPAKQPVVVMGDAAALRR
- a CDS encoding IS110 family transposase, which encodes MTSMTHDAPQITGGVDTHGLTHHAAVIDSIGRHLADREFQATIPGYRDLLHWMRSHGTLTAVGVEGTGAYGAELARVLTAASVTVVDVDRPDRKTRRLKGKSDPIDAYAAATAVLSGRATGTPKSRDGVVEAVRVLRIARRSAVKARTQAMNQIRGLLVSAPAMLREQVAGLDRAALIRTLARLRPGDDLSRPLAATRAALRRLARRHQALDEEITELDAEIGPLVKQAAPALLELFGVGPETAGQLLATAGDNPERMRSEGAFAHLAGVAPIPASSGRTHRHRLNRGGDRAANNALHTIVLTRMRFDERTRAYVARRTKEGLNKKDIMRCLKRFVAREVYRALTSTPTERIAQTDLAPAA
- the aspS gene encoding aspartate--tRNA ligase, which encodes MHRYRSHTCGELRASDVSADVRLSGWLHNRRDLGGILFIDLRDHHGITQLVARPGTAAYEALDKVNKESVVRVDGQVVSRGAENINPELPTGEIEVEVCEVELLGASQQLPFQINTDDGVGEERRLEYRFLDLRRERMHRNIMLRTAVISAIRHKMTALGFNEMATPILTATSPEGARDFVVPSRLNPGKFYALPQAPQQFKQLLMISGFDRYFQIAPCFRDEDARADRSPGEFYQLDVEMSFVEQEDVFQPIETLMTELFEEFGNGRHVTSPFPRIPFRESMLKYGNDKPDLRAQLELVDITDVFEGSEFKAFAGKHVRALPVPDTASQPRKFFDGLGDFAVEHGAKGLAWVRVGEDGSLSGPIAKFLTEENVKVLTERLSLAPGHAIFFGAGDFDEVSKIMGAVRVEAAKRAGHFEEGVFRFCWIVDFPMYEKDEETGRIDFSHNPFSMPQGGLEALQTQDPLDILGWQYDIVCNGVELSSGAIRNHEPEIMFKAFEIAGYSKETVEHEFSGMLRAFQFGAPPHGGIAPGVDRIVMLLADEPNIRETIAFPLNGNAQDLMMGAPTELDEARLRELNIALRKPVADKDK
- the metG gene encoding methionine--tRNA ligase, whose protein sequence is MAATGSEKQGAKAYYVSTPIYYVNDAPHLGHAYTTVAGDVLTRWHRQRGEKVWYLTGTDEHGQKIMRTAEANNVTPQEWCDKLVEEAWKPLWEHLNIANDDFIRTTEKRHTDRVQEFVQDLYDKGEIYKGGYEGPYCVGCEEYKLPGDLLDGEGEFAGQKLCPIHKKPVEILKEENYFFKLSEYGPKLLEFYEANPGFIQPESARNEVVNFVKQGLQDLSISRSTFDWGVPVPWDEKHVIYVWIDALLNYATAVGYNENPAKFAETFPADVHLVGKDILRFHAIIWPAMLMANGLPVPGKVAANGWLMVGGEKMSKSNLTGIKPQDLTSHFGVDAYRWYFLRAIAFGQDGSFSWEDFSARYTSELANDYGNLASRVAAMVGKYFGGALPESTAPGEAEKTVQEGLARTVAEADRKIGEELDFQGGILAVFDFVKQVNGYITEQEPWKVAKDESPEGRARLATILYTAAESLRAVAVLLNPVMPETSQALWDSLGAEHSLGALAQQRVQHAGEWGRLPAGATVTKGAVLFPRLEDPKKD
- a CDS encoding DUF2637 domain-containing protein, translated to MSGYWPRPDDGLGSAPYHYQFPPDALGADVLDPTIPEGLGAHPDTHWDFESDLTQLLKAAAPDPVAPTVPSVTPLPRRRGARRRPSWVVRCVRRIRAPRVKVLSLIIAALTAAIVGMLSVLSGLIAYDPLRRMASPEAHGLAGWWPLLVYGPWLVASLSILRAALHDRRAAHSWAVVVLFSAVAMCLCVAHAPRSPLPMAVAALPPVTALLSFQQLVHQILLTSPCRRASRQRHGGHAAACCAD